Within the Cotesia glomerata isolate CgM1 linkage group LG6, MPM_Cglom_v2.3, whole genome shotgun sequence genome, the region atttagcagatattttataattttaagaatttttttaacaaataaattatagcaaaaaaaaaagtagaaaaaaaattgactagaaatttaaaaaaataaaaaatgcaattttttttaaataattttttagaaaaaaaattaaaaaatggccgTGACTGCTTAATTTTAtgtcattaaaaatgatactaaagttagccgacatttttaatgtttttatttttttttaaattaaattgaaacaaaaaaatatttttaaaaaattgcacacattttttaaagttttttaaaaattaaaatttattttcttttttttgtagtcattttttcaataaaaaaaaaattaaaaaatttttaaatgtcggttaacttaattttcattcattagAATTAGTCGACagcgataaaatttaattttttttttttattaattgaattagcaataaaaaaatatttttaaaaaattgtacgtatagtttttcaatttttttgaatgtggaatttttccttttaattttttggtaataattttattaaaaacaaaaattctgaaaataatcaGCTGTTtcctaattttattttcatttaagaaaaagttaattaaaatgacattaaatatAGCAGtcattaaagaatttttttttttttttttttaatgaataaatttgttcaaaaaaattgcatttttaagttttaaaaatttctacatgtcatatttttttataatttttttttgccattatttatttgttaaaaaaattcttaaaattatttgatatcagctaaattaattttcatttatttaatgaatttttctaacaaataaattgagaaaaatctatgtaaaaaatttaatatttaaaaactttaaaaaattaaaaatgcaattttttttaaataatttttttgtacctaatttatttaaaaaaattatttactgacTTTATAATTGTTTTAGACATAATCATCCTTACGCAACGCGATCTAAAACATCAAGTACAgattttcaacaaaatatttaccaaaataataataaaaaaaaaaaatcagatggaagtattatttatttaggcGCTTACCGAAAAGTTCCTAGATTAATTGATCTTGAAACGAGCATGGagactgatgacaataataataataataataataataataatgagcaATCAATAGATCAAATTAATGAAGAAACATTGTTTAAATTGGAGccggtaatttatttataattatttatattttgtaaatttaattatttaaattttgttaaaaattgaataaaacttttttaaattattacagatagtatttttaaacagcaaataataaagttaataaaattaatcattctGAGTGAAGCGCTGAATTTTAATTGGTATGTAAACAGAAGTAAGATAATTAATggaaataaaatcattaccTGCAATGGCTTCTATTTCTATTTTACCTTGTCGCATTAATTTAAGCTCACGTTTTTCATCCTCGTCGTAGTAAGAGCGTTTTTCTAACGCGTCTAATTTTTTAGTGTCGTTGGGAGTCAGTGGCAATTTTTCGACAAAGTAAATTGACATTTCTGAGGGGTACACTCCGATCCATTTGGCTTTGGAACACTGCAGTTCTTTTTGTTCCCACCATAAATTCAATGATCCGTAtctgttgataaataaatagataatagttgagaaaaattgaagatagaGCAAAATTAAtgaggattttttttgtaaaaaatttaattttctataaaaaaggtttcttatttttttttatcttcaatattttagccaaagctagtaatttaaattaaacttttgaaaGCTAAGGATAAGTTCTATAACttgatttttgaataaaatattcaaattttggagaaaaaattacagataGGGCTAAATTAATAAGGACCTTTTTttagaagaaatttaaatgtctataaaaaaggtctgatatcccgagaaaaaatatttatatataattatatatatttatatataaattggttatatatgattatatatgaaaaatggccaaatataattatatctaattatatataacaatatttaattatatatttattacatctaattaattattgggttaatttcatggatagaatatttaatatggtcctacgcaattctgtgtaaccaattaaaatgcaaaaaaaaaatatctagatataattttatagctataataccagcggtcacccatccaactattaaccctgctcaatgctgcttaactttggtgatctccgtgcgtcttgaagtgtctgctgtgctgctgtcttagataatgatgattctatgatctacataatgtatcatatgagtttatcataaatgggatataaaattgattttaatatatatttggatagtcattattcataatttatttattttaccgaatttcatcataatataacacttatttaaatattaaaataaataatgattttactattaggtaatagcagagcagaccaaaacatctcataggaaatatgacaaattttgtatttcagaattatttaaacgtaattataaacatcattttacactttttgtgattactaaaaaaaaaattttttttcaaagaaaaaatttttatgtctgttaattatatataagcatatataattatatatacttatatataattatatatgagactatatacaatcttgcatggctgtatattgctccatatatagtcacatataattatatatgattatatatataacctcatatacaattccatatataatcatgtatgattatatataattctatatacttatatatataattgtatatggaactatatataatcgtgcatggttgtatattgctccatatatagtcatatataattatatataattatatataacctcatatacaattccatatatatcatgtatgattatatataattctatatacttatatataattgtatatggaactatatataatcgtgCATGGTTGTATTGCtgcatatatagtcatatataattatatataacctcatatacaattccatatataatcatgtatgattatataaatatacttatatataattgtatatggaactatatataatcgtgcatggttgtatattgctccatatatagtcatataattatatataacctcatatacaattccatatataatcatgtatgattatatataattctatatacttatatataattgtatatggaactatatataatcgtgcatggttgtatattgctgctcatatatagtcatatataattatatatataacctcatatacaattccatatataatcatgtatgattatatataattctactatacttatatataattgtatatggaactatatataatcgtgaatggttgtatattgctccatatatagtcatatataattatatatgattatatataacctcatatacaattccatataatcatgtatgattatatataattatgtatgatcctatataattgtatataattatatatgtgattccatatataatcatatatgattatatacaattatatataattatatagaaacattttttctcgggtacacagaaagaaaaatttcttgacttgagaacaaaatttttcttgtcaaaaagtcttgggtgcctgaaggaagaccgaaatTGTGTTGGccaaagttaaaatttttcgagaaattctattcttggtggtaattttttcttaattcagatcataaatacttgatgcaaaatttttatatttgttcaagaattttagatactttagggaaaataattactacttcagctgagaaaaaaattttctcaccttgagaaaatttttctcgagaatatttgatacccattttatattattttaccgtgcaattatacatattgaatgaaaaaaatgatgaaatattattcgatcttgccatttgacatgttaatcaataaaaatattaatgaaaatttacttctatctttatatttaatttttttggagcaagagaaattttctctagacaagaaaattaacttctaacaagaactaaattttggGCTGGAGCTTCGAGGCTGGAATTTTCTCTCAGCAACATTtacttgacttaaataaattttcttggattagaatacgtatttcttaagcAAGAGAGAAAAACATTTTCTTAACTTTAAAtctttttctgtgtatattattattattatttatttatttaattggccATGAAGTCAGGAAACTCCTTTGGCCATCCaaaattgatacaaaaatcttcaatataatatataaagtagtgtgttaagtaaaatatataaagtataaaGCAAGTAGTATTATATAATGTAGTGTGTTAAACACTCAGTCACTCAATCACTCAATCATCACTAAATTCTAATACAATGAATACATATTATGATCtatcagattgtaaaaatattcataacaaGCAGTTTGAAACTCCATAAACGTTGGTAACGTCGTGTACAATCAGCTGGTAATGGGATTCTAGATTTTAACCGCAGATATCaagaatgattttttcatacttCGCTGAATGATAAACCGGTAACTCAAGATAAGGTCTTTGACGAATATCTCTCCCTCGGCGTGGCAGAGGCTCAAGAATTTAAGTCTCGCCTAATTAGAGGCTTTCGATTAAGATACAATGCTTTATAAATAAGAcacgataagaaaaatttacgccTAGGAGAACTAAGTGTCAGTAACGAAGCTCAGTATAATATTAGGAAGTAACATGTTCAtactttgatattttaaaaatgtatcataCACAAGCATTTAATTTTCTCTGAAGTCTAGTCTGTTGCCTGTAATATCAGTATAAATAGACGCGCAATAATCAAAAATAGGAGAAAGTAGAGTACTGACCAATATTTTCCTGACAGGCAATAAGAAAACATCTCCATTCATCTTGAACCTTTGTGCAAAGAGTGATCTCATGCTACTTTTGCAAACCCCACCTATTTGTAAGGACCAAGTTAGAGTGTCTTGAAGTACACTGAGAGAGAGAAAAGTGCATAGTTAACTGAATTATAACATcacaattatgaaaatatagttttctgaACTTTTTGTAATTGCACAAACTATACATTAGTTCaagtaactattgataaatagttatatcgATTATATTTGAATCACTGCATGTTTTTGCTATCACCTGAAAGACCTGTTATAATTTGACTTAAGGTTTTACGGAAGACGTCTCAAATGACTAAAGTGGGAGAGAGCCCTTagcgcgtaaccaaaagatcaATTCAGTTCCCGGTCCAAGCTATCTGAatattttctgttttctgagtTAGCTTAATCAAGATGGCTATTAAGCTGATATTTAACTTGAAAATAGTTTAAGTATGTATCAAATGAGGTTccatataataaataatggtaGGTACAAGAACTGCAATTAAATAGTGGTGATGCTATTTAACTAGATTTTTCTAGTTCAGTTgaccatatttttctctcagtgtatgaCTCTAGATACTTTACTGATTTACAATAGTCAACTATAGTATCATTTAACTATATTTAGATCACTTAAAAGCCCATCAGCCAAATCTCCCGCCACTGGCGCTAAAATCATGCACTAATGACGTTTTCAATATTTCTCCTGGCGGAGCCGAATCACGGTAAAAATACCGTAATTTAGTGGGTGTTACTTTGTTTCCCGAGCCTCAAAGAGATTGGTATTTCATGCTTTTAAAGCCTTCGAGCCTCGGTAAAAGCCCTGATAGAGTCACCGTGTTTGACGGTAAGACACTGTTTTTCACCGAAATCTGCGGTTAAACCTTTATGAAGCTTACCGTAAATCACCATAATTCTCGAAATCTCAAATCACGGTAAAATAAAACCATTACGGTTAATTTACGGCAAAATACGCTATTTCCCTGACGCACCGTCAAGCCGTCACGcaattttaactttaacttGGAGTTTCGTGGACATAATGTCTTATCCGTATATTTTGTTTGGCTGAAACGAACATCGTCATTATTCTTGCGAAATCATGGGCCATTCCAATTGTTTATAGCCATTTTATTTAagcaattgttaaaaaaaaaaatatatttttactaaagaaatagtttttatttcgAACAATTTTAAGGCAAAAGTTGCTCTTATAAAATTTGCgtatagttaaaatttttttaatttgaaatacatatttttcacaatttaaagattaattacaaaaaggaaaaattatttaatattaaaataaatatatatgaatctTAAAGAATTTCTGGAAAGTTGCTAGTCAGAAATCGAAAAACACTTTTGTCGGCTGTCCACGATACTTAACCTGCAATCAAAGTTGGTCCATTTGACAGTAACGATCAGTGGCCTACAATTGGCGGCGCATGCGCAAAGCGAGCATTCATTGCTTTTTCTCAAgcgttttatataattatttatatataatatatgtgaAGCAAAACTTTCGTCttcaaattatcaaaatatttcaaaatattcgTTGTAAATTAAGCATCCTATTGGTTATCTGATTGTACTGCCTAATTGAAGTATTGTAGTATCTATCCAAAGAAAAACAGCGATGTGAtaatgttttcttttttatagcttttcggaaaataattttcatttgataAATTCATTGCTACTGCTCGAGGAAAGAAGTTATTTATAAGTatacaaaattgtttataaataattgtataattttgtatcacgaaaaaaaaattacaaaaaaatttgtcgaattttaagaaaacaaaGTTTCAAAAAGAAtcagaaaaagaaattttcgaATGCGAGCACCAAAAATTCAGTGATGAAAAATCAAGGTCAACGCTAGAGATTCAAAAGCAATACAGTGGAATCACACTGTAACTTTCACACACATACACCCCGTGATTTTACCGTTAGCACCAGTGATTTTACCGTAAACCACGGTGATTTCACCGAAAATCGCGATGAACGTGCACCGGGTGAAATCACCGTGCAATCACCCGTAAATTCCGGCAAATCGGATCCGCCAGGGTTAGCCTAAAACGGCGGTTTTACTTTTGGAAACTTAGGATAAGTTGAAAAGCTTCCTGCCTGAATTTCAGGAATTCAACCCTTGAAGAATGAAAGAGGTGAACAAAATTGACACCtgattttgtaggaaattaaatctTCTATATAAAAGGTCTCATGAGTTTTCAAATCTTGGATAGTTAACCCACAAGTTTTAAATGTaccttcaataattttaaatttcaaaaagtaGCGTTCTTCAAATTACAAACAATTTGgttatttattcattgaatTTAACATGGGGTATCAcatttttctctctctcgtcCTCTTATTGAATAAACggaaagtatctctgtcatattTGTGTATTAAACAAAT harbors:
- the LOC123266490 gene encoding meiotic recombination protein SPO11-1-like is translated as MSTYKYGSLNLWWEQKELQCSKAKWIGVYPSEMSIYFVEKLPLTPNDTKKLDALEKRSYYDEDEKRELKLMRQGKIEIEAIAGNDFISINYLTSVYIPIKIQRFTQND